A genomic window from Algoriphagus sp. Y33 includes:
- a CDS encoding DUF4377 domain-containing protein: MKTILFLLFCTVLGVVACEDQSDSKTETWWINSAKIDCVGVGPMSCLQIQRGAEIDPEGWEFFYSDIQGFDYEPGNIYQIKLKITDKKGTIPADASSQNYELVEILSKDQDPALRLTNIWKVTKVGDLENPTGFKNEEVLTFEFDVSKKTYVGNMGCNSIRGAIKENDGEKLVLGPGAATMMACPDMAPEQAISEALINTRGYKLENNQLYLLNEAGETLMTFQAVD, encoded by the coding sequence ATGAAAACTATCCTATTTCTTCTCTTCTGCACAGTACTCGGAGTAGTCGCCTGTGAAGACCAATCTGATTCGAAAACAGAAACTTGGTGGATCAACTCTGCCAAAATAGATTGTGTGGGAGTCGGCCCCATGTCATGTCTGCAAATCCAAAGAGGGGCTGAAATAGATCCTGAAGGCTGGGAGTTTTTCTACAGTGATATTCAAGGATTTGACTACGAACCTGGAAATATTTACCAAATCAAATTAAAAATCACAGACAAAAAAGGGACTATTCCAGCAGATGCTTCATCCCAAAACTACGAATTGGTTGAGATCTTGAGCAAAGATCAGGATCCGGCTTTACGATTGACAAACATCTGGAAGGTGACAAAAGTTGGCGATCTTGAAAATCCCACAGGATTCAAAAACGAAGAAGTGCTTACGTTTGAATTTGATGTCTCTAAGAAAACCTATGTAGGAAACATGGGTTGCAATTCTATAAGAGGAGCTATCAAAGAAAATGATGGCGAAAAATTAGTACTTGGGCCAGGTGCCGCTACCATGATGGCTTGCCCTGATATGGCTCCGGAACAAGCAATATCCGAAGCACTCATAAATACGCGTGGATATAAACTGGAAAACAACCAACTTTACCTTCTGAATGAAGCTGGGGAAACCTTGATGACTTTCCAAGCTGTAGATTAA
- a CDS encoding fumarylacetoacetate hydrolase family protein, whose product MKIICIGRNYAAHIEELKNETPGNPVVFLKPDTALLKDGSPFFYPDFSQNIHHEAELVLKISKQGKHIQKQFAHRYFDEIGLGIDFTARDLQDQCKAKGLPWEIAKGFNGAAPIGNFKSLEDFKDLKNIDFHLTINGEVRQKGNTSLMLFDFGTIIEYVSQFFMLKTGDLIYTGTPAGVGPVQIGDKLEGFIGTEKLLDFEIK is encoded by the coding sequence ATGAAAATTATTTGCATTGGCCGAAATTATGCGGCTCATATAGAGGAGTTGAAAAATGAAACACCGGGGAATCCTGTTGTTTTTCTTAAGCCTGATACGGCATTATTGAAAGATGGGTCTCCCTTTTTCTACCCTGATTTCTCCCAAAACATACATCACGAAGCGGAGCTTGTTCTGAAAATCTCCAAGCAGGGAAAACACATACAGAAACAATTTGCACATCGATATTTTGATGAGATAGGTTTGGGAATTGACTTTACTGCACGGGATCTGCAGGATCAATGCAAAGCAAAGGGATTGCCTTGGGAAATAGCAAAGGGTTTTAATGGAGCTGCTCCGATTGGGAACTTTAAATCCTTAGAAGATTTTAAAGACCTGAAAAACATTGACTTTCATTTGACCATCAATGGAGAGGTGCGCCAAAAAGGCAATACTTCTCTCATGCTTTTTGATTTTGGAACCATTATAGAATATGTATCGCAATTTTTCATGCTGAAAACAGGAGACCTTATCTATACGGGTACTCCTGCCGGAGTGGGCCCTGTGCAAATCGGGGACAAATTGGAAGGATTTATAGGAACGGAAAAGTTGTTGGATTTTGAAATTAAGTAA